The genomic window ccacacccagcagtgtgttcatggtttactcctggctttgcaggcagggatcactcctggcaagggcttgggggactatatggagtgctgggattgaactccagattggcttcatgcaaaacaagcatccaACCCGCTGTCTGGCCTCTGGCCCTTGAAGAAGTCTTTTTATGCCACTACACTATTCTTCCAGTGTCCCTTTTTTGCAtgtgcatttttttattttgcattttttgcattttttcttttttagcatgTTCAGCTCTTCTATCATTTCTTCATTGAACTACTTTACTCTTCTATCAAAGATTAGTTTGTGTGAGACTggatagataatacagcagggggtagtgtgcttgccttccatCATATGGGGTGCAGATGGAATTCCCTGCACCCCAAATCATCCTGAGTcctgtcagcagtgatccctaagtgcagaggtaAAAGTAAGCCCTCagagccttgagtactgccagttgtggccccaaaacaaagtatatACACAAAAAATTTGTGCTGCTCTATTTCTGGTTCTATTCTGTTCTATAGACTTAATAGTTTTGGTTTtcgagggccacactcagctgtgctcatggcttattctttactctgttctcaggcatcactcctggtaaggttcAGGGGCCCATGTGTGATGGCTGGAATCAAAACTggggcttccacatgcaaggaaagcatgccAGTCCTTTTTCTAGctcttctgagcacagctgggagaaaTCACTAAGAACCATCTGGCATggcacaaaatttatttatttatttttggtttttgggtcacacccggcgatgcacagggttactcctggctctgcactcaggagtcacccctggcggtgctcaggggaccatatgggatgctgggaattgaacccgggtcggccgcgtgtaaggcaaacaccctacccactgtggctgtgctattgctccggccccacaaaaatttttttaaaataaaagtaataaataaaaagatcttttggggcttgggagatagctcaactgACAGATAATGGAGCTTTGCATGTGCTGGAACCTAAGTTAGAACCCTGAACCATATGGTTGCTTGAGCATCAGTGGGTATAGCCCtgaaggctcctgagcactgccaggttgctCCTGGTGGACCCCTGCACCACAGGGCCTAGTTAGCACTGCATCCTTGAGCCCTCGCATTGAGCTGTCTGGCCCAGGTGGGAGATAGCTGAAAGCAGtggagtgcatgcctggcatgcagaagTCTGGGCacaacagtcccctgagcaccgtcagccTGCACAGCTggactgagcatcactgagcccCCTAGACCCCATGAGAACTGCTTGAGGGGCTGCCTCCCCAAATACAAAGGTGCCGGACATTATGCTGGTACcctttaaatttaataaacacTTCAGCAGGTGAACCATTGCTGCAGAGGGCTGAAGCTAAGGCAAACACCTGGCAGACCCATCAAAGTGTTTTAATAAGAAAGATCCCTACTGCCAACCTGGAACCAGGCAGCTACTTTGGGAACTGGAGCTGATATCCGCAACCAGTGGGGCTGAGGAAATAGGGACAGGAGCTACTTCCAGTATAGGCTCTCCTTTCATCCAACAGACTCCTTGTTCCCTGAACAAGTTCCaagtttgtttctgggccacacatggcaactTACGGTTGACTCCTGGCTTGTTCTagtgaccatatggagtgctgggattgaacctgggttggtcattgtgcaaagcaaatgctttaccgCTGTACATTGCTCAGGTCCAGTttccaagttttaaaataattgccaagaattgaacctgggttggccacttgcaaggcaaacaccctacccactgtactctctctccaggccaTGATTACAATCACTCTTAATAATTCCATGTATTTAGGCCTACAATAAATTTAGTATTTGCTAAGCGTCACCATCTATATCTAAAACCTTTGCGTCACTCCAGAAACTGTTTTCCTTTCATTCTAGGTCTAGAAACCTCTAATCTCCTGTCTCAGATTTTGTCCATTGTAGACACTTCATGTAATCACACAGTACTTTTGCCCTCCACTTCCCCTTGTTGTTGGTACCAACCAGGGGTCAGTCACCATGCTTAGTTGTGGCATCTGCTGGGGCTTGCACATCGGGTTGTGTGCTCACTGGGGTTATACATTAGCTGTGCACTTGCACGTGTAGGCAAGGTTGCACTCATGCCAGTTCCGGGGTTCCAGCACGCTGTGGTCATAGTGTCTGCCAAGTCACTGTGGTCCTCACACATGCTCGCCTGGGGTCACATTCCTAGCTTATCTTTAGCTATGATGCCTGCAGTGGCAGTGGgggcacacacctggctatgtactattgtggtgtgtgtgtacccCAGACAGCAGAGTTGCCAGGACTACTCATTGCATGTGGGTGGCACTGGGATTGTACTCATGGCCTCGTGTTTGCATGGCAGTACTTTCAGTTacggagtcttttttttttttttctttttgggtcactcctggctcatgcactcaggaattgcccctggcggtgctcggggaccatatgggatgctgggattcgaacctgggtcggccacgtgcagggcaaatgccctacctgctgtgctattgctccagcccctcagttacAGAGTCTTTCCCAtacttattttgtgtgtttttaatgaACTGTCATAAGgttggtgggtttttttggggtATTTTaggcatttcattttatttcatgtttaaacTGTCATAAGTTTTTAACTTAGAAAGCTGATTAGAGCACAGGACTATGTGAAACCTCTGGATCTGAGTCTAGGTTGTGCTTTCGAAAGTCATGCCAAAGACTTTCTCACAATTTGTGTTCAAATGTAGACACTCAGAGCtaggaaaaagaaattctttattattttccatataaaccctcccccaccacaccctaTTCTCTACACTGTTTGGTACAGGCCATGCCTAGCAGCAAATCAGGGGCAGATGGAAGCCTAGACAGGCTGCAGCTGCCCAGGAAGCCTCAAACACTTTAATACAGTCAAGACCCTGGTCTGGAGAATGAGAAACAGTCCAGCCACGTCTGATCATGACTGTAAGGGGGACCTCTATTAGCATGCCTAGCTGGCAGGAGTAGTACGCTGGTCACACTGGCTCCCACAGTAGGCCCGTTTTCCCTTAGGCAAGGTTGTCTGGGCCTCGTTCTCATCTTCTTGTCCACCCTTGGGGCTGGTACCGTACCGGAAGAGGGGTCATGTCCCCAAGACCAGTCTTCAGTCTTTACATTGGAGGTTTATCTGACCACTGATGAGACTCAAGTGTTCTTATTACCACAGGTACGTGTCCAGCTTGGCCTGGGAGGAAGGGAGCATTGTCTTTGCCCTCACTCTTGGCTTAGCCTTGGCCTTAGGCTTCACGAGCAGTGGACGTGAACGGATGACAGGACTGTCACTCTGAAGAAGGTGTCAAGGAAGAGgcaattaaataaagaaaaagaaagaaactgggatGCAGGCAAGGATCTGGCTGCGGGGCGGACagccctggttttttttttttttttttttgctttttgggtcacacccagcgatgctcaggggttactcctggctctgcactcaggaattgctcctggcagtgcttggggaccatatgggatgccggggatcgaacccgggtcggccacgtgcaaggcagacgccctacccgctgtgctatcgctccggccccgggacaGCCCTGTTGCACGAGTAAGATCTGCCTCTGCACCTGAGACTGCAGTCACTGGCAGGCTAGAGATGGGGTTCAGGTGAGGGAAGGTATGAGCTCCATAGCCCTGCTCACAAACAAGGATACAGGCTGGATGAATTTTGTCCGGCCTCCAAATCCATCGAAGCCTGTCCTTAtctaaggaagaagaaagaagtgagAGGCTCAGGCTAATGTTAGGGAGTTGGCCACCCCGTCCAACTATGAGGGCTGGCCCTTGTCACTGGCACAAAACCACACTCACCCCATCTGTGCTGCAACTTGACTCAATTCTCTTCTTCAGGGGTTGTTTCCGGCCCAGGACTGAATTCCGGATGAAGACAGGGAAGGCACTAGCCAGCTCCTCAGCTGGCTCTTGCAGGCGAtgctggctgctcaggcagagtgGGGACTCCTGCAGGGGAGACCCCCAGGGCAGATCTGATGAGTTAGATGgcagcaaggggtgggggtggggagatgggaattgGTGATGAAACAGGATCAGGGTCTAAGAGTGGCTCCACAGTGCCTCAGTCGAGTCAGGAGGAGGGCGATGGCAGAACCCTGGCTGCTCGAGTCCAGCTTCAGAAGCAGACCTGGCAGGGGTTTGATAGTGCCTGTGCTTCTTCTGTCAAGTCTTACCTGCACGGCATCACTGGGCATCTTCTTGGAAATGTCCTCAACTGAATTGCTGCAAGAAGAGGGAGGAGTTTGCTTGCAGGTCAGAGGTAGATGAGGCAGACACAGGGGCATGCCCGTTAGGAAGCCCATGTGGCAGGACTGCTGTCATGTTTGCGTGCTGGGACAGGCACTCAGTGATCCGATTCCAACTGCAGGTCTATGAACAGCTGGACAGCTGCCACAGCTGCCAGAGTGGTCAAGGCAGGGAGCTCTGGATAATGTCCCAGTCTTGTGACTCCTACTCAGGCCAATCCCATTGAATGACCCAAAGGCTTTGAGTGAGACACCTGCCCCATACTCTATGTAGAGCAAGAGTCCAACTGATTCCCCACCCATAGCTGAAATCAATCAGGTGCCATCCTAGTCCAgtctgattgtttttgttttgggggccacattttggtgctccagggaccacgcagtactggagatcaaacgtgggtctctggggccagagtatcagataggatagtgggtaaggcatttgccttgcatgcagccgacccatgttctatccctggcattgcatatggtcccctgagcaccaccaggagtgatccataaacactaccaggtgtggccacaaaatagaacaaaaatattacAACCAAACCTGTGTCTCCACAGGCAAAGCATGAACTCTAGCCTTCTGAGCAATTTCCCTGGCCCAGACCTGACCCAGACTCTCTAGAAAGGGGTACCTCTAAGGGGCTCTACAAACTGGACAGTCTATTAAATGTTTGTAGATTTCAGGGCAAGGTCATCTCCCTAAATCATGGGGCAGAAAAGACCAGGCCTTGGGTTCCCTCTCCCAGCTCCAAAGCTGAACACTATTTACAATTCCTGGGAACCCCAGCAGCTCGCTACCCTTTCCTGTTAGTTCCCAGGTAGGTGGGAAGATGCTGGCACAGTGGCTTCTCAAACCATGTGACAGGCGCTGGATGAGAGCCTGCTGACTCTGTACAACCAGGACAAGATCCTACATCTGCTTTTGTGTCTGGTCCTGGGGAGGCTGACCTGATTTAGGGGCACCCTGAGCTCCCTCTTTCCCACCTGAATATGgcagaaatgttttaaaagccTGGCAGCCAACAGGTTGCAGGTGCTCATGTTCATACTTACAGCTAAAGAGGTGGCAATGTGAGAAGCCAGAGTATGGAGCAGGCAGCAGCAGCCTGACTACAGCCCAggtcttcagtttcttttctacAGGGCTGGCCTTGAGTGACACAGGAAGGCACACAGAATTCAGTGAGCTCCTCCTCTTGCCCATTTCTTGGGCTTCCTCCACTGCCTAATCTCGATTTCTCATTGCCCTGTGCAGTCTTTAACTGAAAGAAAGCTGCCCAGCCCCTAAAATCCTCTACCAAAACAGTAGACACCTATGTGCGTATGGGGAGTGCTTCTCTCCATGAAGAACATActtgggccagagacacagtaccaggactaaggcacttgccttgatgtggctgacctgaattcaaacccagcactgcatatggtcctttgagtacttccaggaatgagccctgagcacagggccaaaaaCAGCCCCTTTGCACCACAGGGTAtagtctcaaaacaaaaacaaaatgaacatacTTGGCCAGCCTGGCTGCAGAGACAGTGTCCCCATTTCTAGCCCTGCACCCTGAGTGTGGTTCCATATGCTCTTATGCCTGCCCCTGCAAGCTACCCCTGCAGGTTGTGGGGACCTATGATTAGAGATGCTTCTTCTTAGTCTTAGAAGAAAACTCTTCTCATTACCCAGTGCTGCTTCTAgtgtccttttcttttgtttgttcttgggccacactcggcgatactcagggcttactcttggctctgtgttcaagaattactcctggtggtgctcagagaaccatatggaatgctggggattgatcctgggtcagccacgcacaaggcaaataACCAACTGCTGTACTTCGCTCTGGTCCAACTCCCTATCCTTTCTAACTCACATCCCACCACTTTACTTGAAAGATGATGATAAAGATTAATgagataagcaaaaaaaaaaaaaaaagctttgcacAGAGTGCACAGAGTAAGTACTCAGAAAGAGCCGGAACCAAAGTCTTGTCTAAGCCCAGTGGATACTTAGCACCCTATGAGGCACAAAGAACTTTTGGGGAAGGACCTACAGAGATCTCTAAGCCAGACTCCTTCTAGGCGATGGGCAGGGCCAGAGCAGACCACTTACTATGACTTCTCTAAGCAGTGCTTCTTGGCAAGACCACAGTGAATGCCAGAGGATCGGTCTGAGGGGGTGTCCACATCAAAGGTGGCATTGAGGTTAATTTCATCACCGAAGACAGGCCGCCGAAGCTTCAGGTTCCGCATGCCCAGAGGGGCTGGGCTGTAGGCAGAGATGGGCTGGTTACTCAGGGCCACAAAGGCAGCCTCGAGGACAGCTGTCCTCTAAGCACCAGAGGTGGCTTGGCTCCAGGAGCCTGCAGCTCATGTCTGGCTCAGGGGAACCCCACAAAGAAGCAGtaatttctaaaggaaaaaaaaactacttggTTAAGTCTTTCACATAATCATGGCACCAGCAAAAGTCTGAAAGGCATGGAGAGGACGACAAAATTCACACAAGTCCAAATGCACGAACAAAAAGCCTTTGGACCAAATTGTCTCACTTCTCAGGATGAGAAATGCCATGCAAGGAGCCAGAGATGTGACCACAGGCTTGTGTAGAGGAATGTCCCTTTAGTGCTACTAGTCATGACAAATAGCACAACCTAAGATGCTGTCAAAATGATCCTAGAAAGCACTGGCACTTTCACAGTTTGATCTGATACAGACATTAGTGGTTCTGGAGAGTAAACTTAGTAATGTGGGAAAGAAAAGTGTTTGGGgatggagaggcagtacaggggtgaaggtgcctgtcttattattattttgctttttgggtcacacccggcgatgcacaggggttactcctggctctgcacttaggaatcacccctggcggtgctcaggggaccatatgcgatgctgggattcaaacatgggttggccgagtgcaaggcaaacgccctacccgctgtgctattcctccagcccgaaggtgcctgccttgtaagCAGACAAACacggttcaattccaggcaccatatagtctcccaagcaccactaggaaagaCTTCCGAGCACAGCCCTGAGCATTTATGTGTGTGGCCCAAgtatcaaaaaagaaagagaaaagtcagaaatgctcaaattttaaatagttaattGGGGAAAGGGAAGTTGGgctacacctgctggtgctcaggggtcactctgagaAGTACtaagggacaatatgtggtaccagggattcaaactgggatAGGCAGGATACAAAGCAGGCATGTTAACTCTTGTGCAATCTTCAGACCTAGTAAACTTTATAGGCATCAAAAGTACAACAATCCAAAGACTTTTAAGACAAttacaggagaaaatattttcaagccaTTTATCTGTAACAGACAGAAtatatatccagaatatatagaTAACTTCTAAGACAACATCAACAAAAAGCTCATTCAAAAGCAGCAAAGGGCTTGGGCAGGTATTTCTCCTAAGATTTGCAGAAatggccccctcctgccccagtgcCCAGTGGTGTAGCTCCAACCTATAGCACCACCACAGCCTCAGGGCTCCATTCTGAACCTCATGTGGGCTGCAGGTCCCTGCATGAGGCAAACTCAGAATGACTCGGGTGAAAGGGTTAATCCCCCACCAGGAGCTTCAGACCAAATGTAGATGTGGTGAGGTCTACATGTCTATCTGCCAGCTCCTTGAGAGTGGGCACTGTATGTCCAGCTCCTGACAGAGCCCTCATGCTCCTGGGGCCCCAAGGCAGCATGGTTGGTATGACCAGAGGTTGGGGAGGCAGGATCACAACCAAGCCTAGTTTGTCAAAAGTGACCACATACTGAAAATCTCAGAGAGTTGCACAGTCATCAGTTATGTAGTTCTCTGCCAGTGCAGACCAAACCAGGGCAGGCAAGGAGGCTGCTGATTCCCTAAAGAGGTGCTGGAGGATGCAGAGCAAGAAAGGAAGAGTGGAACTGAGAAAGAAAAGTACAATAGACACAAGAGGACACCAGCACGATACGATGGGGAAAGGTGTGCATGTATAAAACATCGAGGGAAGAGGCCACAGATGTGGTCTCAGCGTGGCACACACTCACAGCTGGCATGCACCTGGTGGGTGAGCCAGGTGCCAGCAAGACTCTTAAGAGTGCCACTGTGATCTCTGGATAACAAGTGATGCCTGCGCAGAGGGGATGCTCCTTCCTGCTGACCCTGCAGTGCGAAGAgcacaaaaagaaacagaagaggaagGCAAGGAGTGTGGTGCCCTGTGTGCCACGATGATGCAGCCAAAGTTTAAAAAGCCACTGCAGCTCATAAGGATGGCCCGTGAGCCCTTGGGTACAGTGCTAAGGGTGTAAGTTTGGGGTGTCTTAAATAGGCTGTCGAGGAGCTTATAGAGTTGGACAGAGCGGAATTGGGGGTGAGATGGATGGGTCATGAGCCTCACATGGATGTGGTACAAGGAAGCACCCGAGTTTACCTGGGCAGATACCAGCAACTGGAAGTGGGAAAGAGGGAACATAGTGATTTTTCCATAGACACGAAAGAGGCTCAAATAAAAGGCTGGGCCTTTAGCTGGACAGCAGGGTAAGCGGCAGTCCCAAGCTGGCTGGCAGCAGGGAGACGCTTGGGAAGAAATGGCAGCACCATTTCACCACGCAGGGACAcacttctctctgcctcttgGCTCCCTCTGCTGGCGACTTGACTGCACATTCCAGGGACGGGAGATTCTTTGGtagatggtttttgttttgcttcagaATTTGGGAGCCAAATGAATTGAGCAAGTTGTTGCATCCACAGGCGGCCCCAAGACAGTCAGTACTCTTACCTATCTCATACCAGGCCTGTCTGGTCTGCCCAAGCTTTTCCTGGTCAGAGCTCAAAACTTGTCTCCAGGCTGCTTCCTGCTACTGCTAAACTTCGGCTCTTATCCAGGGCAGGCCCACCCCACCAAAGGCTGTGTCCAGGGAGCTCTTCCAGGGTGCAGCCCTGCTACTACCCCAGAGGGCCAACAAACCTTTCCAAAACCAGGCGGTCCACAGTCTCTCTATCCGCTGGCGGGAGGTTCAGTGTTTCCTGCAGCAtcgttaactttttttttaggcTCTAggggaaattaaaagaaaactgtgAAAGAAAGGCTGGTGCATCAAGTTCAGAGAGACTGCCAGGGACATGAGCAGTACCACAAATGGCAAGCCCCTCCAcctctccaccctcccctcaGAACAGAGCAAGGTCTGAAAGTCCAAGAGCAGGATTAGGAGGCCAGAGGACCCAGGGGTGACCTGTGATGCTGCCACCCTCTGTTATGAAGGACTGGGCTCCTGACCAATTCTGACCCAGGGGGCAGAGGAACTTCAGCATGAACATCACCGTCTGGTGCTGAGTTTCCCAGCAGAGTCCTGTTCTGTCATTTTTAAGCttgtttatgtttgggggccacaagcagcagtgttcagggcttattcctggccctgcgctcaggaatcactgctggtgggattgggtatgatacagggtgctggggatctaacccagtacaagtgccccacccgctgtactatcactgaccACAGTAGTATTGAAGGCCCCAAAACCATCCATTTCCCACCTGGCCAGGAATGTCTCTCACCGTGATTTCCTTGTCAGCACTCTGTAAGTCCTTCTGGGCTGACTTAAGCTCCAACTTGGCCTGGTCCAGATCACAGTAGGCTGCCTGCAACTATAAAAAAAGggtaggggccagaacaatagtaccacaagcagggtgcctgccttgcacatgactgagctgggttgtttgatccctggtaccccatataatcccctaagccctgccaggagtgaatcctgacagcagagtcaggagtaagccaaacaaagaaacaaaactaaacaacaacaaaaggggctggagagacagtacagcggggagggcgcttgccttgcacacagctgaccaaggttcaatccccagcatcccatatggtcctctgagcaccaccaggagtgattcctgagtgcagagtgaggagtaacccctgagcattgctgggtgtgacccaaaacacacacacacacacacacacacacacacacacacacacacacacgcacgcgcgcgcgcccccccccaaacaaaacaaaacaaccctaaaacaaaacaacaaaactgaaGAGGGATTAAAGGATGAGCCTAAAGATC from Sorex araneus isolate mSorAra2 chromosome 4, mSorAra2.pri, whole genome shotgun sequence includes these protein-coding regions:
- the TRAIP gene encoding E3 ubiquitin-protein ligase TRAIP isoform X1 — translated: MPIRALCTICSDFFDHSRDVAAIHCGHTFHLQCLFQWFETAPSRTCPQCRIQVGKKSIINKLFFDLAQEEETVLDAEFLKNELDNTRAQLSQKEKEKRDCQAIIDSLRDMLEERNATVDSLQQALNQAEMLCSTLKKQMKFLEQQQDETKQAREEARRLRSKMKTMERIELLLQSQRPEVEEMIRDMGVGQSAVEQLAVYCVSLKKEYENLKESRKTSGELTDKLKKDLFSSKSKLQAAYCDLDQAKLELKSAQKDLQSADKEITSLKKKLTMLQETLNLPPADRETVDRLVLESPAPLGMRNLKLRRPVFGDEINLNATFDVDTPSDRSSGIHCGLAKKHCLEKSYNSVEDISKKMPSDAVQESPLCLSSQHRLQEPAEELASAFPVFIRNSVLGRKQPLKKRIESSCSTDGIRTGFDGFGGRTKFIQPSDSPVIRSRPLLVKPKAKAKPRVRAKTMLPSSQAKLDTYLW
- the TRAIP gene encoding E3 ubiquitin-protein ligase TRAIP isoform X2, with translation MQCCAFNWSQPHAKQHLNPLNGSLQHLSLLFQWFETAPSRTCPQCRIQVGKKSIINKLFFDLAQEEETVLDAEFLKNELDNTRAQLSQKEKEKRDCQAIIDSLRDMLEERNATVDSLQQALNQAEMLCSTLKKQMKFLEQQQDETKQAREEARRLRSKMKTMERIELLLQSQRPEVEEMIRDMGVGQSAVEQLAVYCVSLKKEYENLKESRKTSGELTDKLKKDLFSSKSKLQAAYCDLDQAKLELKSAQKDLQSADKEITSLKKKLTMLQETLNLPPADRETVDRLVLESPAPLGMRNLKLRRPVFGDEINLNATFDVDTPSDRSSGIHCGLAKKHCLEKSYNSVEDISKKMPSDAVQESPLCLSSQHRLQEPAEELASAFPVFIRNSVLGRKQPLKKRIESSCSTDGIRTGFDGFGGRTKFIQPSDSPVIRSRPLLVKPKAKAKPRVRAKTMLPSSQAKLDTYLW